The proteins below are encoded in one region of Mycobacterium shinjukuense:
- a CDS encoding cell division protein SepF encodes MSTLHKVKAYFGMAPMEDYDDDYYDDRAPSRGYSRSRFDDDYGRYERRDYDDPRRDPRGDLREPADYPPPSSYRGGYPDEPRFAPREFDRTEMARPRFGSWLRGSTRGALAMDPRRMAMMFEEGHPLSKITTLRPKDYSEARTIGERFRDGTPVIMDLVSMDNADAKRLVDFAAGLAFALRGSFDKVATKVFLLSPADIDVSPEERRRIAETGFYAYQ; translated from the coding sequence ATGAGCACACTGCACAAGGTCAAGGCTTACTTCGGTATGGCTCCGATGGAGGACTACGACGACGACTATTACGACGACCGCGCGCCCTCGCGGGGCTATTCGCGGTCCCGATTCGACGACGATTACGGCCGCTACGAACGCCGCGACTACGACGATCCCCGCCGGGACCCGCGTGGCGACCTCCGCGAACCCGCCGACTATCCGCCGCCCAGCAGCTATCGCGGCGGCTACCCCGACGAACCCCGTTTTGCGCCCCGCGAGTTCGACCGCACCGAGATGGCCCGGCCCCGGTTCGGGTCGTGGTTGCGCGGCTCCACCCGCGGTGCGCTGGCGATGGACCCGCGCCGGATGGCGATGATGTTCGAGGAAGGCCATCCGCTGTCGAAGATCACCACGCTGCGGCCCAAGGATTACAGCGAGGCCCGCACCATCGGCGAGCGGTTCCGCGACGGCACCCCGGTCATCATGGATCTGGTCTCGATGGACAACGCCGATGCCAAACGGCTGGTCGACTTTGCGGCCGGCTTGGCCTTCGCGCTGCGCGGCTCGTTCGACAAGGTCGCCACCAAGGTATTCCTGCTGTCGCCCGCGGACATCGACGTGTCCCCCGAGGAGCGCCGCCGGATCGCCGAAACCGGCTTCTACGCTTACCAATAG
- a CDS encoding YggS family pyridoxal phosphate-dependent enzyme translates to MPAAGTEGERQSELMHALAAVRSRLVAAAEAAGRNVGEIQLLPITKFFPATDVAILSRLGCRAVGESREQEAAAKVVELARLCAVPLRAGSGGIQWHMVGRIQRNKVRSLARWAHTAHSVDSARLVTALERAVAAAQAERRRDGRLRVYVQVSLDGDPSRGGVDLNKPGAVDRICAQVQQSQSLELVGLMGIPPLDWDPDRAYDRLQCEHARVLESFPTAVGLSAGMSGDLEIAVKHGSTCVRVGTALMGPRRLRSP, encoded by the coding sequence ATGCCGGCCGCCGGCACGGAGGGCGAGCGCCAATCGGAATTGATGCACGCGTTGGCGGCGGTGCGATCGCGGCTCGTCGCGGCCGCAGAGGCGGCGGGCCGGAACGTGGGAGAAATTCAACTGCTGCCGATTACCAAATTCTTTCCAGCAACCGATGTGGCGATTTTGTCCCGGCTGGGTTGTCGGGCCGTTGGCGAATCGCGAGAGCAGGAGGCCGCGGCAAAGGTTGTCGAACTCGCGCGGCTGTGTGCGGTTCCCCTGCGAGCGGGCTCCGGCGGCATCCAGTGGCACATGGTGGGCAGGATTCAGCGGAACAAGGTCCGGTCGCTGGCCCGCTGGGCGCACACCGCGCACTCGGTGGACAGCGCGCGGCTAGTGACCGCGCTGGAGAGGGCGGTTGCCGCGGCGCAGGCCGAGCGTCGGCGCGACGGTCGGCTGCGGGTCTACGTCCAGGTCAGCCTGGACGGCGACCCGTCCCGGGGCGGCGTGGACCTAAACAAGCCTGGCGCCGTTGACCGGATCTGCGCGCAGGTCCAGCAGTCGCAGAGCCTGGAACTGGTTGGCCTGATGGGCATTCCGCCGCTGGACTGGGACCCCGACCGGGCCTATGACCGGCTGCAATGCGAGCACGCCAGGGTGCTCGAATCGTTCCCGACGGCGGTCGGATTGTCCGCCGGCATGTCCGGGGACCTGGAAATCGCCGTCAAACATGGTTCGACGTGTGTGCGTGTCGGTACCGCACTCATGGGTCCTCGGCGGTTACGGTCACCGTAA
- the ftsZ gene encoding cell division protein FtsZ, with the protein MTPPHNYLAVIKVVGIGGGGVNAVNRMIEQGLKGVEFIAINTDAQALLMSDADVKLDVGRDSTRGLGAGADPEVGRKAAEDAKDEIEELLRGADMVFVTAGEGGGTGTGGAPVVASIARKLGALTVGVVTRPFSFEGKRRGNQAEAGIAALRESCDTLIVIPNDRLLQMGDAAVSLMDAFRSADEVLLNGVQGITDLITTPGLINVDFADVKGIMSGAGTALMGIGSARGEGRSLKAAEIAINSPLLEASMEGARGVLMSIAGGSDLGLFEINEAASLVQDAAHQDANIIFGTVIDDSLGDEVRVTVIAAGFDANGAGRKPLLGETGGAHRIESAKAGKLSSTLFEPVDAVSVPIHTNGSTLSIGGDDDDVDVPPFMRR; encoded by the coding sequence ATGACCCCCCCGCACAACTACCTGGCCGTGATCAAGGTCGTGGGCATCGGTGGCGGCGGCGTCAACGCCGTCAACCGGATGATCGAACAGGGCCTCAAGGGTGTGGAGTTCATCGCGATCAACACCGATGCGCAGGCGCTGTTGATGAGCGACGCCGACGTCAAACTCGACGTCGGCCGCGATTCCACCCGCGGGCTGGGCGCCGGCGCCGATCCCGAGGTCGGACGCAAGGCCGCCGAGGACGCCAAGGACGAGATCGAGGAGCTGCTGCGCGGCGCCGACATGGTGTTCGTCACCGCCGGTGAAGGCGGCGGCACCGGCACCGGCGGGGCGCCCGTCGTCGCCAGCATCGCCCGCAAGCTGGGTGCGTTGACGGTCGGGGTGGTCACCCGACCGTTCTCGTTCGAGGGCAAGCGCCGCGGCAATCAGGCCGAAGCCGGCATCGCGGCGCTGCGCGAGAGTTGCGACACCCTCATCGTGATCCCCAACGACCGGTTGCTGCAGATGGGCGACGCCGCGGTGTCCCTGATGGACGCCTTCCGCAGCGCCGACGAGGTGCTGCTCAACGGCGTGCAGGGGATCACCGATCTGATCACCACCCCCGGCCTGATCAACGTCGACTTCGCCGACGTCAAGGGCATCATGTCCGGTGCCGGCACCGCGCTGATGGGCATCGGTTCGGCCCGCGGAGAGGGCCGGTCGCTCAAGGCCGCCGAGATCGCCATCAACTCGCCGCTGCTGGAGGCCTCGATGGAGGGCGCGCGGGGGGTGCTGATGTCCATCGCGGGCGGCAGCGACCTGGGCCTTTTCGAGATCAACGAGGCGGCCTCGCTGGTGCAGGACGCCGCCCACCAAGACGCGAACATCATCTTCGGGACCGTGATCGACGACTCGCTCGGCGACGAGGTGCGGGTCACCGTCATCGCGGCCGGCTTCGACGCCAACGGCGCGGGTCGCAAGCCGTTGCTGGGCGAGACCGGCGGCGCTCACCGCATCGAGTCGGCCAAGGCGGGCAAGCTCAGCTCGACGCTGTTCGAGCCGGTCGACGCGGTGAGCGTGCCGATCCACACCAACGGCTCCACCCTGAGCATCGGCGGCGACGACGACGACGTCGACGTGCCACCCTTCATGCGCCGCTGA
- the pgeF gene encoding peptidoglycan editing factor PgeF, with protein MSVRIRRVVTTRAGGVSVPPFDTFNLADHVGDDPAAVAANRARLAAAIGLTGDRVLWMNQVHGVRVAVVDGPREAAVGDTDALVTGTPRLALAVLTADCVPVLLADARAGVVGAVHAGRVGAQRGVVARAVAAMLELGAHAGDMSALLGPAVSGRNYEVPPEMADDVEAALPGSRATTSAGTAALDIRAGIACQLRDLGVTSIEVDPRCTVADPTLFSHRRSNPTGRLASLVWME; from the coding sequence GTGAGCGTTCGCATCCGCCGGGTGGTGACCACCCGGGCCGGCGGCGTGTCGGTGCCGCCGTTCGACACCTTCAACCTGGCCGATCACGTCGGCGACGACCCGGCGGCGGTGGCGGCCAACCGCGCCCGGCTGGCCGCGGCCATCGGCCTGACCGGGGATCGCGTGCTGTGGATGAACCAGGTGCACGGCGTCCGGGTGGCGGTGGTCGACGGGCCGCGCGAGGCGGCGGTGGGCGACACCGACGCGTTGGTGACCGGCACGCCCCGACTGGCGCTGGCCGTGTTGACCGCGGACTGTGTGCCGGTTCTGCTGGCCGACGCGCGCGCCGGTGTCGTGGGGGCGGTGCACGCCGGTCGGGTGGGCGCGCAGCGCGGTGTGGTGGCCCGGGCGGTGGCGGCCATGCTGGAGCTGGGTGCACACGCCGGCGACATGTCGGCGCTTTTGGGCCCGGCGGTCAGTGGCCGCAACTACGAAGTGCCGCCGGAGATGGCCGACGACGTCGAGGCGGCGTTGCCGGGCAGCCGCGCCACCACCTCCGCCGGAACCGCCGCTCTCGACATTCGCGCCGGAATCGCTTGCCAACTCAGGGATTTGGGTGTGACGTCCATCGAGGTCGACCCGCGCTGCACGGTGGCCGACCCGACCCTTTTCAGTCATCGGCGCAGCAATCCCACCGGGCGGCTGGCGTCGTTGGTGTGGATGGAATGA